In a genomic window of Tursiops truncatus isolate mTurTru1 chromosome 7, mTurTru1.mat.Y, whole genome shotgun sequence:
- the CYBRD1 gene encoding plasma membrane ascorbate-dependent reductase CYBRD1 isoform X2, whose translation MSPGVSSIIVYRLPWTWKCSKLLMKSIHAGLNAVAAILAIISLVAVFDFHNARNIPNMYSLHSWVGLTAVILYILQLLLGFFVFLLPWAPLSLRALLMPIHVYSGLLVFGTVIATVLMGVTEKLIFALKNPAYSTFPPEGVFTNTLGLLILVFGALIFWIVTRPQWKRPKEPNSVLLQPNGGAPEGMEGSMAMNFGNMDKSDSELNSEAAARKRNITLDEAGQRSTM comes from the exons CCATCATCGTATACAGACTGCCATGGACCTGGAAATGCAGCAAGCTCCTGATGAAATCCATCCATGCAGGGTTAAACGCTGTTGCTGCCATTCTTGCAATTATTTCTCTGGTGGCTGTTTTTGATTTCCACAATGCCAGGAACATCCCCAATATGTATAGTCTGCACAGCTGGGTTGGACTGACAGCTGTCATTCTCTACATCTTACAG CTTCTCCTaggtttttttgtctttctgcttcCTTGGGCTCCACTTTCTCTCCGAGCACTTCTCATGCCCATACATGTTTATTCTGGACTTCTCGTCTTTGGAACAGTGATTGCAACAGTACTTATGGGAGTGACGGAGAAACTGATTTTTGCCCT gAAAAATCCTGCATAcagtacattcccaccagaaggtGTTTTCACAAATACCCTCGGCCTTCTGATTCTGGTGTTTGGGGCGCTCATTTTTTGGATAGTCACCAGACCACAATGGAAACGTCCTAAAGAACCAAATTCTGTCCTTCTTCAGCCAAACGGAGGCGCTCCAGAGGGAATGGAAGGTTCCATGGCAATGAACTTTGGCAATATGGACAAATCAGATTCAGAGTTAAACAGTGAAGCAGcagcaaggaaaagaaacatcacCCTTGATGAGGCTGGACAGAGATCCACCATGTAA